Proteins encoded together in one Pseudomonadota bacterium window:
- a CDS encoding phosphotransferase, which produces MNDAALSHDTLVERLHALANASLHLWDVPEGATARLINLSENATYMVEGPDDYRSVLRVHREDYHTVNAIGCELAWMAALKNEGGVDTPPAIPGRDGELIQTAVVEGLPRPRQMVMFQFVEGVEPDETADLVGPFEELGEIAARTHVHVAKWQKPETFERLIWDYEHTLGSTPNWGDWRAAPAMDAAALAVLERQQEVIRRRLEAFGMGPERYGLIHADMRLANLLIHDGATRLIDFDDCGLGWHMYDFAAGVSFIEDSPQIPALKDAWVRGYRKVIDLPAEDEAEIDTFVMLRRMVLLAWIGSHIETDLAQEMGKTFTKVSVDLAEDYLSRFA; this is translated from the coding sequence ATGAACGACGCGGCATTATCGCACGACACCCTGGTTGAACGCCTGCACGCGCTGGCAAACGCGTCGCTTCATCTGTGGGACGTGCCGGAGGGCGCGACGGCGCGCCTGATCAATCTGTCGGAGAACGCGACCTATATGGTCGAGGGACCGGACGATTATCGCTCGGTTCTGCGCGTCCATCGCGAGGACTATCACACCGTCAACGCGATCGGTTGCGAACTCGCCTGGATGGCGGCGTTGAAGAACGAAGGCGGCGTCGACACGCCGCCTGCCATCCCCGGCCGCGACGGCGAGCTTATCCAAACCGCCGTTGTCGAGGGGCTGCCCCGGCCGCGCCAGATGGTGATGTTCCAGTTTGTCGAGGGTGTCGAGCCCGACGAGACCGCCGATCTAGTCGGCCCATTCGAGGAGCTGGGCGAGATCGCCGCGCGCACCCATGTGCACGTCGCCAAATGGCAAAAGCCGGAGACATTCGAACGGCTGATCTGGGATTACGAGCACACACTGGGGTCAACACCCAACTGGGGCGACTGGCGCGCCGCGCCCGCCATGGACGCAGCGGCGCTTGCCGTTCTGGAACGCCAGCAGGAGGTCATTCGCCGCCGACTGGAAGCGTTCGGCATGGGGCCGGAGCGCTACGGCCTGATCCATGCCGACATGCGCCTGGCGAACCTCTTGATCCACGACGGTGCGACGCGTCTGATCGATTTCGACGACTGCGGGCTCGGCTGGCACATGTACGACTTCGCCGCCGGCGTGAGCTTTATCGAGGACAGCCCGCAGATCCCGGCCCTCAAAGACGCCTGGGTCAGGGGCTATCGCAAGGTGATCGACCTGCCGGCCGAGGACGAGGCGGAGATCGACACCTTCGTCATGCTGCGCCGCATGGTGCTGCTGGCCTGGATCGGCTCGCATATCGAAACCGATCTGGCCCAGGAGATGGGCAAAACGTTTACCAAGGTCTCCGTCGATCTGGCCGAGGATTACCTCTCCCGTTTCGCCTAG